Genomic segment of Caldanaerobius polysaccharolyticus DSM 13641:
CAATAAGAGGATATTGATTAGCTTTGGTAGGTTGTCGGTTGATTTAAAATCACGGCAGGTTATGATAGATGGCGATGTTGTACCTTTGACAAAGAAAGAATTTGATATCGTAGAGTTGCTCTCGCTGCATCCTGGACAGGTATTTTCAAAAGAACAGATTTATGAGAAGGTCTGGGGATATGATGCAGAAGGAGATTGTTCAACCGTAACTGAACACGTGAAAAATATAAGGGCAAAGCTGGCAGAGTTTGATTCAAATACAGAGTATATATCCACAGTCTGGGGGATTGGCTATCGTTTTAATAAAATTATGTAAACATGGCAGGTGTATTTATATGTTGGCCAAAAAGCCTCTTAAGTCTCAGTTTGTAATAACCTTTATTTTGATTTTAATATCAAGTATAATAGCCACTATATTTACGTATTATGCAGGATATATGATTTTTGTAAATCTTGAATATAAAAAAATATATCCTGCTAACTATTACGAAAAGAAAATACCTGAAATTGAAGATTATATAAGAAGCAAAGGCGCAGTTATACTTAATCCTGAAGATAAAAAATCTCTGGAGATGATAATCCCTATAGAGGGAATATCGTATCAGGTTATAGATACCAATGGCAATAGGATTTATGGAACGGACATCCGGAGAATTGTAAAAAGCAAGGAAGAGTTCTATAGCAAAATGAATTCGAATATTGGTATCAAGGGGGAGTATACCCGTTTAATTCCGGTTATTGATTTTGATGGCAAAATAAAAGGCGGTGTTGCGCTGACATATAAATTAACCCCTTATTTTCCCAATACGGTGGATGAGATATGGATCAAACCATTATTCGCAGCAATTATTTTTTCTCCATTTATTTATATAGTCATCTTTACATTGCTTTTTTCAAAGAGATTTGCTGATAGTATAGGAAAGCCGATAAATATGCTTATAGAGGCGTCAAGAAAGGTTAAAGAAAAGGATCTCGATTTTAATTTAGATCATTATGCCGATAATGAGCTTGGGAGGCTATGCGAAGCGTTTAATGAAATGAAAAATGAACTTAAAGAATCGTTGATTTCACAGTGGAAAGTAGAACAGGAAAGATATGAGATGGTTGAGGCGCTGGCACACGATTTAAAAACACCGCTTTCTACAATACTGGGATATGTAGAAGCGCTTACAGAAGGTCATTATGACGATAATCAAAAGATAAAAAAGTATTTAAATGTGATAAAAGAAAATGCTAATAAGGCTTCACAACTTATAAAAGAAATGCTTTATGCCGCAGAGATTGAAGGTTTGGGCGTAGGGCTTGACGCTGTGCCTGTAGACATATATTCTTTTTTAATGCAAAAAAAAGAGGGCTATGAGATAATGGCAAAAGATAAGAATATAAATTTTAAAGTTGATGTGACTTATGAAAATCAGGAAAAAAAGATATGTCCTGTCGATGTTGTAAAACTTGAACGCATTCTGGACAATATCATAATGAACAGCATTCGGTATACGCCGCAAAATGGGACAATAACGATTAATGCTGACGTTGCCTGTGATAATATTCGTTTTAAAATATGCGATTCAGGGAAGGGATTTAGTAATAAAGACCTGTTGCACGTATTTAGTAAATTTTACAGGGGAGATGAATCCCGTTCTTCTAAAAATGGCCATGCCGGCCTGGGCTTATATATAGCAAAAAAACTTGTAGAAATGCATCGGGGGAGTATAAAGGCATTTAATGCAAAGGATGGTGGTGCATGTATAGAGTTTGTTTTATATAAAGTCTAGCTGTTTATCGGCAATTCAATTATAAACATGGCCCCGGTTTCAGTATTTTTAGCTGTGATTTTTCCGCCGTGTTTTTGGATGACATTTTTGCTTATAGCCATCCCAAGCCCAAAATTCCCTTTTTTACCCATATAGAACCTTTCAAAGATGTTGGGGAGTTCGTCGGCGTCAAAGCCTGGCCCATCATCTTCTATGATGATTTTTACATTGTTCTTTTCGGTTATTTTTGAGATTGTTACACTGCTTTTTGCATATCTAATGCAATTGCTGATCACGTTTGTAATCGCACGGGAAAGTTTTTCTTCATCAGCGTATACCTCTATCTTTTCATCGGCAATGTTGTGGATGATTTTTATATTGTTTTTTATGGCAATTCCATTCATTCGTTCTATGCAGCTTTTTATCAAGTCGTTAAGGTCCAGGTTGTTAAAGTGATAATTTTCTTCTATAGTGTCAAGACGTGATAAGTAAAGCAAATCTTCTATCATATGAGTCAGGCGCTTGGTTTCTTCTATTATGACCTCAACAGCAGTGCTGCTATCTACGACGCCGTATTTAATCCCTTCGGCGTAACTTTGGATGGACATAAGGGGAGTTCTTAGTTCATGGGATACGTTT
This window contains:
- a CDS encoding HAMP domain-containing sensor histidine kinase, which gives rise to MLAKKPLKSQFVITFILILISSIIATIFTYYAGYMIFVNLEYKKIYPANYYEKKIPEIEDYIRSKGAVILNPEDKKSLEMIIPIEGISYQVIDTNGNRIYGTDIRRIVKSKEEFYSKMNSNIGIKGEYTRLIPVIDFDGKIKGGVALTYKLTPYFPNTVDEIWIKPLFAAIIFSPFIYIVIFTLLFSKRFADSIGKPINMLIEASRKVKEKDLDFNLDHYADNELGRLCEAFNEMKNELKESLISQWKVEQERYEMVEALAHDLKTPLSTILGYVEALTEGHYDDNQKIKKYLNVIKENANKASQLIKEMLYAAEIEGLGVGLDAVPVDIYSFLMQKKEGYEIMAKDKNINFKVDVTYENQEKKICPVDVVKLERILDNIIMNSIRYTPQNGTITINADVACDNIRFKICDSGKGFSNKDLLHVFSKFYRGDESRSSKNGHAGLGLYIAKKLVEMHRGSIKAFNAKDGGACIEFVLYKV